The following are from one region of the Salmo trutta chromosome 20, fSalTru1.1, whole genome shotgun sequence genome:
- the LOC115156332 gene encoding splicing factor U2AF 35 kDa subunit isoform X2 → MQEHYDEFFEEVFTEMEEKYGEVEEMNVCDNLGDHLVGNVYVKFRREEDAEKAVMDLNNRWFNGQPIHAELSPVTDFREACCRQYEMGECTRGGFCNFMHLKPISRELRRELYGRRRKRGGGHHSRSRSRERRSRSRDRGRGGGGGGGGRDRERRRSRDRERSGRF, encoded by the exons ATGCAGGAGCACTATGACGAGTTCTTTGAG GAGGTCTtcacagagatggaggagaagtatggagaggtggaggagatgaACGTGTGCGATAACCTGGGAGACCATCTGGTCGGAAACGTATATGTGAAG TTCCGTCGTGAAGAAGACGCGGAGAAGGCAGTGATGGATCTGAATAACCGCTGGTTCAACGGTCAGCCCATCCACGCCGAGCTCTCTCCCGTTACCGACTTCAGAGAAGCCTGCTGCCGCCAGTACGAGATGGG GGAGTGCACTCGAGGAGGCTTCTGTAACTTCATGCACCTGAAGCCCATCTCTAGGGAGCTGAGAAGGGAGCTGTACGGACGCCGCAGGAAGAGGGG AGGGGGGCATCATTCTCGCTCCCGTTCCAGGGAACGTCGTTCGCGCTcgagggacagaggaaggggaggaggtggaggtggaggtggacgcgACCGTGAGAGAAGGCGCTCCAGAGACAGAGAACGCTCTGGAAGATTCTAA